One segment of Engraulis encrasicolus isolate BLACKSEA-1 chromosome 7, IST_EnEncr_1.0, whole genome shotgun sequence DNA contains the following:
- the alg5 gene encoding dolichyl-phosphate beta-glucosyltransferase, translated as MDFCLCEIIQGLVSLAAFALIVVIIVAHVTASGMVNLGRDDKEKSFLTAKGEKDVFPSLFDPHTVELSVVVPSYNEEERLPVMMEETMEYLEKRQKQNPSFSYEVIVVDDGSKDKTSEVAMSYTEKYGDDKVRVLTLVKNRGKGGAVRMGTLSSRGRLILMADADGATKFEDLEKVETALKDISPKPDNMAIAVGSRAHLEEESVAQRSMFRTFLMYGFHFLVWFFCVRGIRDTQCGFKLFTREAALKTFCSLHVERWAFDVELLYIAQCFKIPIAEVAVKWTEIEGSKLVPFWSWLQMGRDLVFIRLRYITGAWRLESPRKTQ; from the exons ATGGATTTTTGTCTATGTGAAATCATCCAAGGCCTGGTGTCGTTAGCAGCATTTGCCCTCATTGTG GTAATAATCGTTGCCCATGTCACTGCTAGTGGAATGGTGAATTTAGGCCGTGATGACAAAGAGAAGTCTTTCCTTACTGCCAAGGGGGAAAAGGATGTCTTCCCTAGCCTGTTTGACCCCCATACCGTGGAGCTCTCCGTGGTAGTACCATCTTacaatgaggaggagaggt TGCCTGTAATGATGGAAGAAACTATGGAGTACTTGGAAAAGCGACAG AAGCAGAACCCTTCGTTTTCTTATGAAGTCATCGTGGTTGATGATGGCAGCAAAGACAAGACCTCTGAG GTTGCCATGAGTTACACAGAGAAGTATGGTGACGATAAAGTGAGAGTCCTAACTTTGGTCAAAAATCGTGGAAAGGGTGGAGCAGTCAGAATG GGCACTCTAAGCTCACGCGGCAGGCTCATCCTTATGGCTGACGCTGACGGAGCCACCAAGTTCGAGGACCTTGAGAAAGTGGAGACAGCCTTAAAGGACATTAGTCCAAAGCCT GATAATATGGCCATAGCTGTTGGGTCTAGAGCCCACTTAGAGGAGGAGTCAGTAGCTCAG AGGTCCATGTTCCGCACTTTCCTGATGTATGGGTTCCACTTCCTGGTGTGGTTCTTCTGTGTACGGGGGATCAGAGACACCCAGTGTGGCTTCAAGCTCTTCACCAGGGAGGCGGCCTTGAAAACTTTCTGCAGTTTACACGTGGAGCGCTG GGCATTTGATGTTGAACTGCTGTACATTGCCCAATGCTTCAAAATACCAATTGCCGAGGTAGCTGTGAAATGGACTGAGATTGAAG GATCCAAGTTGGTGCCCTTCTGGAGTTGGTTGCAGATGGGCAGAGACCTTGTCTTCATCCGCCTCCGCTACATCACTGGTGCCTGGAGGCTGGAGTCTCCCAGGAAGACCCAGTAG
- the exosc8 gene encoding exosome complex component RRP43, which yields MAEGFKTADPLEYHKSFLKENCRPDGRELDEFRTTTLNIGPISTAEGSALVKIGNTAVMCGIKAELAVPPSDSPDKGYIVPNVDMPPLCTSKVRSGPPEEQAQAASQFIADVIESSEMIRKEDLCIQKEKLCWVLYCDIMCLDYDGNLLDTCIVALLAALKNTLLPKVTINKDTDVPEVDLLEKSPISINKHPVGSSFAVFDNTILIVDPTGDEESLATAVMTLVMDEEGRLCSLHKPGGTALSGEKLQHCIGRATTRHKEIIKLLDKIINSMKK from the exons ATGGCGGAAGGATTCAA GACTGCGGATCCATTGGAATATCACAAAAGCTTCTTG AAAGAGAACTGTCGTCCTGATGGAAGGGAACTGGACGAATTCAGGACAACAACATTAAATATag GTCCTATATCGACAGCAGAAGGTTCAGCCTTGGTCAAGATTGGGAACACCGCTGTAATGTGTGGCATAAAAGCG GAACTGGCTGTTCCTCCATCAGATTCACCAGACAAGGGTTATATAG TGCCCAATGTGGATATGCCACCTCTCTGCACGTCAAAGGTTCGATCGGGCCCCCCTGAAGAACAAGCGCAGGCTGCCTCACAGTTCATTGCAGACGTAATAGAGAG TTCAGAGATGATTCGAAAAGAAGACCTGTGCATTCAAAAGGAGAAG CTCTGCTGGGTCCTATATTGCGATATAATGTGCTTGGATTACGACGGCAATTTACTGGACACCTGCATCGTTGCATTGCTCGCTGCCCTCAAGAACA CACTACTCCCCAAGGTGACGATAAACAAAGACACAGACGTGCCCGAGGTGGACCTGCTAGAGAAATCACCTATCAGTATAAACAAACATCCTGTTGGGTCTTCATTTGCTGTTTTCGACAA CACGATTCTCATAGTGGATCCCACTGGCGACGAGGAGAGTTTGGCCACTGCCGTGATGACCCTGGTCATGGATGAGGAGGGACGGCTATGCTCTCTACACAAACCTG GAGGGACTGCCCTCTCTGGAGAGAAACTCCAACACTGTATCGGCCGAGCCACCACCCGCCACAAAGAGATCATCAAACTACTTGACAAGATTATAAACAGCATGAAGAAATGA
- the supt20 gene encoding transcription factor SPT20 homolog isoform X2, protein MQQSLEYALDRAEYIVESARQRPAKRRASSSGRKSLYQKLYELYTEECEKEPELKKLRRNVNLLEKLVAQESISCLVINLYPGNEGYSLMLRGKNGSDSETIRLPYEEAELLEYLDAEELPPVLVDLLEKSQVNIFHCGCVIAEVRDYRQSGNTKMPSCQTHHILLRPTMQTLICDVHSMTSDHHRWTQDDKLLLESQLILATAEPLCLDPSISVTCTANRLLYNKQKMNTRSMKRCFKRHSRAALNRQLEMAHFPTPPQLRLFDYLQKRKERKPAPSIDLKISKAGNCVDMWKQSPCQLSVPSEIDVEKYATVEKSVKIDESQPIWPAQEVKDDYIFECEVNGQTQKMKVSIFQLVGDPQFYGKIYSAKDSKSEEDGPELHLIHPTFAIGSRCDADRFVKQYKEVYERDVKCEVKMTHNSVAQPQLSPTREPETDSFSGLMQSSVLGKGVRHRPPPIKLPASSTSSSGNPYSSQTSSGHLKCPTPPPAKGQSLSRKHSMDQVGLLSPAALSPMSSSQRSGTPKPSTPTPTNTPCSTPHPADALSNNSNTLMALTPSVTPTPQGPDLTTMAQQQQPQAPPTLLTPFAQQQMALSQALPVMTIPLPTSISTGTTSSQVMANPAGLNFINVVGSVCPQTLMGSTNPMLGCSPGINLSALNLPPGGLMSTALPTMQPTAQAGGPFSLNNTQGLRPLNLLQIPSPIIFNSLQQQQLSQFSPQQQNSQSATSSPQQQGELTDQTSTDQGLGAQQTAVINLTGVGGFMSSQAAVLSQLGCGLDGSGPSLPSPRLQQQHQPPQIQLQFLQHQMQQQQQQQQQMAMAAAGVGQQGAVPPQHSANQARSKRKRSTP, encoded by the exons ATG CAACAGAGTTTGGAATATGCATTGGATCGGGCCGAG TACATTGTTGAAAGCGCGCGTCAGCGACCTGCCAAGCGGAGGGCCTCCTCCAGCGGGAGGAAATCACTATATCAGAAACTCTACGAGTTATACACTGAGGAGTGTGAAAAGGAGCCAGAGTTAAAG AAGCTGAGAAGAAATGTCAATCTGCTTGAGAAGTTGGTAGCCCAGGAGTCCATATCATGCCTTGTGATCAACCTGTATCCTGGAAACGAGGGCTACTCGTTGATGCTGAGGGGGAAGAATGGGTCTG ATTCAGAGACGATTCGGCTTCCCTACGAGGAAGCAGAGCTGTTGGAATACCTTGATGCTGAGGAGCTACCTCCTGTCCTGGTGGACCTTCTGGAAAAGTCACAG GTGAACATATTTCACTGTGGTTGTGTCATTGCCGAGGTCCGCGACTACCGGCAATCTGGGAACACAAAGATGCCAAGCTGCCAAACCCACCACATCTTACTACGACCCACCATGCAG ACCCTCATCTGTGATGTCCACTCGATGACTAGCGACCACCACAGATGGACCCAG GACGATAAGCTGCTGCTGGAGTCCCAGCTGATCCTGGCCACCGCCGAGCCTCTCTGCCTGGACCCTTCGATATCCGTCACCTGCACAGCCAACCGCCTTCTCTACAACAAACAGAAGATGAACACGCGCTCCATGAAACG GTGTTTCAAGCGGCACTCGCGTGCGGCGCTGAACCGCCAGCTGGAGATGGCCCACTTCCCCACGCCGCCTCAGCTGAGGCTCTTTGACTACCtgcagaagaggaaggagaggaaaccGGCACCCTCAATAGACCTCAAGATCTCCAAGGCTGGCAAT TGTGTGGACATGTGGAAGCAGAGTCCCTGTCAGCTCTCCGTCCCGTCAGAAATTGAC GTGGAGAAGTACGCTACGGTGGAGAAGTCCGTGAAGATAGACGAATCACAGCCTATTTGGCCAGCACAG GAAGTAAAAGATGACTACATATTTGAGTGTGAGGTGAACGGCCAGACGCAGAAGATGAAGGTGAGCATCTTCCAGCTGGTGGGAGACCCCCAGTTCTACGGGAAGATCTACAGCGCCAAAGACTCTAAATCGGAGGAGGACGGCCCCGAGTTGCACCTCATCCATCCCAC gtTTGCAATCGGTTCAAGGTGTGACGCTGACCG gTTTGTGAAGCAGTATAAGGAGGTGTATGAGCGGGACGTGAAGTGTGAGGTGAAGATGACCCATAACTCTGTGGCCCAGCCCCAGCTCTCTCCCACCCGGGAGCCAGAG ACGGACTCCTTCTCAGGACTTATGCAGTCTTCAGTCCTGGGAAAGGGCGTGAGGCATAGACCACCTCCCATCAAACTGCCAGCCTCTAGCACCAGTTCCTCAG GTAACCCATATAGTTCCCAGACCTCGTCAGGTCATCTGAAGTGCCCGACGCCCCCGCCTGCTAAAGGCCAGTCCCTGAGCCGCAAGCACTCCATGGACCAGGTCGGACTGCTGTCCCCCGCTGCCCTCTCGCCCATGAGCTCATCACAGA gATCAGGGACGCCAAAGCCTTCCACCCCCACGCCCACCAACACGCCCTGCTCCACGCCGCACCCCGCAGACGCCTTGAGCAACAATAGCAACACTCTCATGGCCCTCACCCCCTCGGTAACGCCCACGCCACAAGGGCCAGACTTAACTACGatggcccagcagcagcagccccaggcGCCCCCCACGCTGCTCACGCCCTTCGCCCAGCAGCAGATGGCCCTGAGCCAGGCGCTGCCCGTCATGACCATCCCCCTGCCCACCTCCATCAGCACGGGCACCACCTCCTCACAGGTCATGGCCAACCCCGCCGGCCTCAACTTCATCAACGTGGTCGGCTCCGTTTG TCCGCAGACGTTGATGGGCAGCACCAACCCCATGCTGGGCTGCAGTCCGGGGATCAACCTGAGCGCCCTGAACCTGCCCCCTGGAGGACTCATGTCCACCGCCCTGCCCACCATGCAGCCCACTGCACAGGCCG GTGGCCCATTCAGTCTGAATAACACTCAAGGATTACGGCCTCTGAATCTACTTCAG atcccATCGCCCATCATCTTCAactctctgcagcagcagcagctgtcccAGTTCTCCCCACAGCAGCAGAACAGCCAATCAGCAACGTCCAGCCCCCAGCAGCAGGGGGAGCTG ACCGATCAAACCAGCACTGACCAGGGCCTTGGAGCGCAGCAGACGGCCGTCATCAACCTGACTGGAGTGGGAGGATTCATGTCCTCACAGGCAGCTG TGCTGTCGCAGCTGGGCTGCGGGCTGGATGGGTCTGGGCCCAGCCTGCCATCTCCACGCCTCCAGCAACAGCATCAGCCACCACAGATCCAA TTGCAATTCTTACAGCACCaaatgcagcaacagcagcagcagcagcagcaaatggCTATGGCAGCGGCGGGAGTGGGCCAACAGGGGGCAGTACCACCACAGCATTCCGCCAACCAAGCAAGAAGTAAACGGAAGCGCAGCACACCGTAA
- the supt20 gene encoding transcription factor SPT20 homolog isoform X1, whose product MQQSLEYALDRAEYIVESARQRPAKRRASSSGRKSLYQKLYELYTEECEKEPELKKLRRNVNLLEKLVAQESISCLVINLYPGNEGYSLMLRGKNGSDSETIRLPYEEAELLEYLDAEELPPVLVDLLEKSQVNIFHCGCVIAEVRDYRQSGNTKMPSCQTHHILLRPTMQTLICDVHSMTSDHHRWTQDDKLLLESQLILATAEPLCLDPSISVTCTANRLLYNKQKMNTRSMKRCFKRHSRAALNRQLEMAHFPTPPQLRLFDYLQKRKERKPAPSIDLKISKAGNCVDMWKQSPCQLSVPSEIDVEKYATVEKSVKIDESQPIWPAQEVKDDYIFECEVNGQTQKMKVSIFQLVGDPQFYGKIYSAKDSKSEEDGPELHLIHPTFAIGSRCDADRFVKQYKEVYERDVKCEVKMTHNSVAQPQLSPTREPETDSFSGLMQSSVLGKGVRHRPPPIKLPASSTSSSGNPYSSQTSSGHLKCPTPPPAKGQSLSRKHSMDQVGLLSPAALSPMSSSQRSGTPKPSTPTPTNTPCSTPHPADALSNNSNTLMALTPSVTPTPQGPDLTTMAQQQQPQAPPTLLTPFAQQQMALSQALPVMTIPLPTSISTGTTSSQVMANPAGLNFINVVGSVCSPQTLMGSTNPMLGCSPGINLSALNLPPGGLMSTALPTMQPTAQAGGPFSLNNTQGLRPLNLLQIPSPIIFNSLQQQQLSQFSPQQQNSQSATSSPQQQGELTDQTSTDQGLGAQQTAVINLTGVGGFMSSQAAVLSQLGCGLDGSGPSLPSPRLQQQHQPPQIQLQFLQHQMQQQQQQQQQMAMAAAGVGQQGAVPPQHSANQARSKRKRSTP is encoded by the exons ATG CAACAGAGTTTGGAATATGCATTGGATCGGGCCGAG TACATTGTTGAAAGCGCGCGTCAGCGACCTGCCAAGCGGAGGGCCTCCTCCAGCGGGAGGAAATCACTATATCAGAAACTCTACGAGTTATACACTGAGGAGTGTGAAAAGGAGCCAGAGTTAAAG AAGCTGAGAAGAAATGTCAATCTGCTTGAGAAGTTGGTAGCCCAGGAGTCCATATCATGCCTTGTGATCAACCTGTATCCTGGAAACGAGGGCTACTCGTTGATGCTGAGGGGGAAGAATGGGTCTG ATTCAGAGACGATTCGGCTTCCCTACGAGGAAGCAGAGCTGTTGGAATACCTTGATGCTGAGGAGCTACCTCCTGTCCTGGTGGACCTTCTGGAAAAGTCACAG GTGAACATATTTCACTGTGGTTGTGTCATTGCCGAGGTCCGCGACTACCGGCAATCTGGGAACACAAAGATGCCAAGCTGCCAAACCCACCACATCTTACTACGACCCACCATGCAG ACCCTCATCTGTGATGTCCACTCGATGACTAGCGACCACCACAGATGGACCCAG GACGATAAGCTGCTGCTGGAGTCCCAGCTGATCCTGGCCACCGCCGAGCCTCTCTGCCTGGACCCTTCGATATCCGTCACCTGCACAGCCAACCGCCTTCTCTACAACAAACAGAAGATGAACACGCGCTCCATGAAACG GTGTTTCAAGCGGCACTCGCGTGCGGCGCTGAACCGCCAGCTGGAGATGGCCCACTTCCCCACGCCGCCTCAGCTGAGGCTCTTTGACTACCtgcagaagaggaaggagaggaaaccGGCACCCTCAATAGACCTCAAGATCTCCAAGGCTGGCAAT TGTGTGGACATGTGGAAGCAGAGTCCCTGTCAGCTCTCCGTCCCGTCAGAAATTGAC GTGGAGAAGTACGCTACGGTGGAGAAGTCCGTGAAGATAGACGAATCACAGCCTATTTGGCCAGCACAG GAAGTAAAAGATGACTACATATTTGAGTGTGAGGTGAACGGCCAGACGCAGAAGATGAAGGTGAGCATCTTCCAGCTGGTGGGAGACCCCCAGTTCTACGGGAAGATCTACAGCGCCAAAGACTCTAAATCGGAGGAGGACGGCCCCGAGTTGCACCTCATCCATCCCAC gtTTGCAATCGGTTCAAGGTGTGACGCTGACCG gTTTGTGAAGCAGTATAAGGAGGTGTATGAGCGGGACGTGAAGTGTGAGGTGAAGATGACCCATAACTCTGTGGCCCAGCCCCAGCTCTCTCCCACCCGGGAGCCAGAG ACGGACTCCTTCTCAGGACTTATGCAGTCTTCAGTCCTGGGAAAGGGCGTGAGGCATAGACCACCTCCCATCAAACTGCCAGCCTCTAGCACCAGTTCCTCAG GTAACCCATATAGTTCCCAGACCTCGTCAGGTCATCTGAAGTGCCCGACGCCCCCGCCTGCTAAAGGCCAGTCCCTGAGCCGCAAGCACTCCATGGACCAGGTCGGACTGCTGTCCCCCGCTGCCCTCTCGCCCATGAGCTCATCACAGA gATCAGGGACGCCAAAGCCTTCCACCCCCACGCCCACCAACACGCCCTGCTCCACGCCGCACCCCGCAGACGCCTTGAGCAACAATAGCAACACTCTCATGGCCCTCACCCCCTCGGTAACGCCCACGCCACAAGGGCCAGACTTAACTACGatggcccagcagcagcagccccaggcGCCCCCCACGCTGCTCACGCCCTTCGCCCAGCAGCAGATGGCCCTGAGCCAGGCGCTGCCCGTCATGACCATCCCCCTGCCCACCTCCATCAGCACGGGCACCACCTCCTCACAGGTCATGGCCAACCCCGCCGGCCTCAACTTCATCAACGTGGTCGGCTCCGTTTG CAGTCCGCAGACGTTGATGGGCAGCACCAACCCCATGCTGGGCTGCAGTCCGGGGATCAACCTGAGCGCCCTGAACCTGCCCCCTGGAGGACTCATGTCCACCGCCCTGCCCACCATGCAGCCCACTGCACAGGCCG GTGGCCCATTCAGTCTGAATAACACTCAAGGATTACGGCCTCTGAATCTACTTCAG atcccATCGCCCATCATCTTCAactctctgcagcagcagcagctgtcccAGTTCTCCCCACAGCAGCAGAACAGCCAATCAGCAACGTCCAGCCCCCAGCAGCAGGGGGAGCTG ACCGATCAAACCAGCACTGACCAGGGCCTTGGAGCGCAGCAGACGGCCGTCATCAACCTGACTGGAGTGGGAGGATTCATGTCCTCACAGGCAGCTG TGCTGTCGCAGCTGGGCTGCGGGCTGGATGGGTCTGGGCCCAGCCTGCCATCTCCACGCCTCCAGCAACAGCATCAGCCACCACAGATCCAA TTGCAATTCTTACAGCACCaaatgcagcaacagcagcagcagcagcagcaaatggCTATGGCAGCGGCGGGAGTGGGCCAACAGGGGGCAGTACCACCACAGCATTCCGCCAACCAAGCAAGAAGTAAACGGAAGCGCAGCACACCGTAA
- the supt20 gene encoding transcription factor SPT20 homolog isoform X3, with translation MQQSLEYALDRAEYIVESARQRPAKRRASSSGRKSLYQKLYELYTEECEKEPELKKLRRNVNLLEKLVAQESISCLVINLYPGNEGYSLMLRGKNGSDSETIRLPYEEAELLEYLDAEELPPVLVDLLEKSQVNIFHCGCVIAEVRDYRQSGNTKMPSCQTHHILLRPTMQTLICDVHSMTSDHHRWTQDDKLLLESQLILATAEPLCLDPSISVTCTANRLLYNKQKMNTRSMKRCFKRHSRAALNRQLEMAHFPTPPQLRLFDYLQKRKERKPAPSIDLKISKAGNCVDMWKQSPCQLSVPSEIDVEKYATVEKSVKIDESQPIWPAQEVKDDYIFECEVNGQTQKMKVSIFQLVGDPQFYGKIYSAKDSKSEEDGPELHLIHPTFAIGSRCDADRFVKQYKEVYERDVKCEVKMTHNSVAQPQLSPTREPETDSFSGLMQSSVLGKGVRHRPPPIKLPASSTSSSGNPYSSQTSSGHLKCPTPPPAKGQSLSRKHSMDQVGLLSPAALSPMSSSQRSGTPKPSTPTPTNTPCSTPHPADALSNNSNTLMALTPSVTPTPQGPDLTTMAQQQQPQAPPTLLTPFAQQQMALSQALPVMTIPLPTSISTGTTSSQVMANPAGLNFINVVGSVCSPQTLMGSTNPMLGCSPGINLSALNLPPGGLMSTALPTMQPTAQAGGPFSLNNTQGLRPLNLLQIPSPIIFNSLQQQQLSQFSPQQQNSQSATSSPQQQGELTDQTSTDQGLGAQQTAVINLTGVGGFMSSQAAVAILTAPNAATAAAAAANGYGSGGSGPTGGSTTTAFRQPSKK, from the exons ATG CAACAGAGTTTGGAATATGCATTGGATCGGGCCGAG TACATTGTTGAAAGCGCGCGTCAGCGACCTGCCAAGCGGAGGGCCTCCTCCAGCGGGAGGAAATCACTATATCAGAAACTCTACGAGTTATACACTGAGGAGTGTGAAAAGGAGCCAGAGTTAAAG AAGCTGAGAAGAAATGTCAATCTGCTTGAGAAGTTGGTAGCCCAGGAGTCCATATCATGCCTTGTGATCAACCTGTATCCTGGAAACGAGGGCTACTCGTTGATGCTGAGGGGGAAGAATGGGTCTG ATTCAGAGACGATTCGGCTTCCCTACGAGGAAGCAGAGCTGTTGGAATACCTTGATGCTGAGGAGCTACCTCCTGTCCTGGTGGACCTTCTGGAAAAGTCACAG GTGAACATATTTCACTGTGGTTGTGTCATTGCCGAGGTCCGCGACTACCGGCAATCTGGGAACACAAAGATGCCAAGCTGCCAAACCCACCACATCTTACTACGACCCACCATGCAG ACCCTCATCTGTGATGTCCACTCGATGACTAGCGACCACCACAGATGGACCCAG GACGATAAGCTGCTGCTGGAGTCCCAGCTGATCCTGGCCACCGCCGAGCCTCTCTGCCTGGACCCTTCGATATCCGTCACCTGCACAGCCAACCGCCTTCTCTACAACAAACAGAAGATGAACACGCGCTCCATGAAACG GTGTTTCAAGCGGCACTCGCGTGCGGCGCTGAACCGCCAGCTGGAGATGGCCCACTTCCCCACGCCGCCTCAGCTGAGGCTCTTTGACTACCtgcagaagaggaaggagaggaaaccGGCACCCTCAATAGACCTCAAGATCTCCAAGGCTGGCAAT TGTGTGGACATGTGGAAGCAGAGTCCCTGTCAGCTCTCCGTCCCGTCAGAAATTGAC GTGGAGAAGTACGCTACGGTGGAGAAGTCCGTGAAGATAGACGAATCACAGCCTATTTGGCCAGCACAG GAAGTAAAAGATGACTACATATTTGAGTGTGAGGTGAACGGCCAGACGCAGAAGATGAAGGTGAGCATCTTCCAGCTGGTGGGAGACCCCCAGTTCTACGGGAAGATCTACAGCGCCAAAGACTCTAAATCGGAGGAGGACGGCCCCGAGTTGCACCTCATCCATCCCAC gtTTGCAATCGGTTCAAGGTGTGACGCTGACCG gTTTGTGAAGCAGTATAAGGAGGTGTATGAGCGGGACGTGAAGTGTGAGGTGAAGATGACCCATAACTCTGTGGCCCAGCCCCAGCTCTCTCCCACCCGGGAGCCAGAG ACGGACTCCTTCTCAGGACTTATGCAGTCTTCAGTCCTGGGAAAGGGCGTGAGGCATAGACCACCTCCCATCAAACTGCCAGCCTCTAGCACCAGTTCCTCAG GTAACCCATATAGTTCCCAGACCTCGTCAGGTCATCTGAAGTGCCCGACGCCCCCGCCTGCTAAAGGCCAGTCCCTGAGCCGCAAGCACTCCATGGACCAGGTCGGACTGCTGTCCCCCGCTGCCCTCTCGCCCATGAGCTCATCACAGA gATCAGGGACGCCAAAGCCTTCCACCCCCACGCCCACCAACACGCCCTGCTCCACGCCGCACCCCGCAGACGCCTTGAGCAACAATAGCAACACTCTCATGGCCCTCACCCCCTCGGTAACGCCCACGCCACAAGGGCCAGACTTAACTACGatggcccagcagcagcagccccaggcGCCCCCCACGCTGCTCACGCCCTTCGCCCAGCAGCAGATGGCCCTGAGCCAGGCGCTGCCCGTCATGACCATCCCCCTGCCCACCTCCATCAGCACGGGCACCACCTCCTCACAGGTCATGGCCAACCCCGCCGGCCTCAACTTCATCAACGTGGTCGGCTCCGTTTG CAGTCCGCAGACGTTGATGGGCAGCACCAACCCCATGCTGGGCTGCAGTCCGGGGATCAACCTGAGCGCCCTGAACCTGCCCCCTGGAGGACTCATGTCCACCGCCCTGCCCACCATGCAGCCCACTGCACAGGCCG GTGGCCCATTCAGTCTGAATAACACTCAAGGATTACGGCCTCTGAATCTACTTCAG atcccATCGCCCATCATCTTCAactctctgcagcagcagcagctgtcccAGTTCTCCCCACAGCAGCAGAACAGCCAATCAGCAACGTCCAGCCCCCAGCAGCAGGGGGAGCTG ACCGATCAAACCAGCACTGACCAGGGCCTTGGAGCGCAGCAGACGGCCGTCATCAACCTGACTGGAGTGGGAGGATTCATGTCCTCACAGGCAGCTG TTGCAATTCTTACAGCACCaaatgcagcaacagcagcagcagcagcagcaaatggCTATGGCAGCGGCGGGAGTGGGCCAACAGGGGGCAGTACCACCACAGCATTCCGCCAACCAAGCAAGAAGTAA